A window from Streptomyces subrutilus encodes these proteins:
- a CDS encoding molybdopterin-dependent oxidoreductase, translating into MDASGGGHDRPDGAPGRPRPPARPAAAHRGPLAARVRAAAARARDAGERARAAGPPPGPARPGFWRSPLRGPWLTGLFGLVLLAGVAVLFVTGLLSYAAYNPDLAPGNDQTPDKGLLGFYLFTWPTSPAWLYRLTQGVHTVLGVTLVPVLLAKLWSVIPKLFEWPPVRSAAHALDRLSLLLLVGGAGFTFVTGILNIQLDYVFPGSFYTLHFYGAWVFMAAFAVHVAFRLPRAVRAVRAGRGFQPAPDSAEAAGLVSPRPAPPTISRRGAVAMVGAGSLALLAVTAGQSIGGWWRRTALLAPHGREPGSGPNGFQINKTAASSGIRPSDIGPAWRLTVRGGGRQEVLTRAMLLAMPQREAALPIACVEGWSTPDQQWAGVRLTDLAALVGLGTDTPPVLVESVQRGGSFSSVVLAANQARDDRSLLAMRVNGADLSPDHGYPARVIVPAAPGVHNTKWVTRLTFGEPA; encoded by the coding sequence ATGGACGCGAGTGGCGGAGGGCACGACCGGCCCGACGGCGCCCCCGGACGGCCGCGGCCCCCGGCCCGGCCCGCCGCCGCGCACCGGGGGCCCCTCGCCGCGCGGGTGCGCGCGGCGGCGGCGCGGGCGCGGGACGCGGGGGAGCGGGCGCGGGCCGCGGGTCCGCCGCCCGGTCCGGCCCGTCCCGGGTTCTGGCGCAGCCCCCTGCGGGGACCCTGGCTGACCGGGTTGTTCGGGCTGGTGCTGCTGGCCGGGGTGGCGGTGCTGTTCGTGACGGGGCTGCTGTCGTACGCCGCGTACAACCCGGACCTCGCGCCGGGCAACGACCAGACCCCGGACAAGGGCCTGCTCGGCTTCTACCTGTTCACCTGGCCCACCTCACCCGCGTGGCTCTACCGGCTCACCCAGGGCGTCCACACCGTCCTCGGCGTGACCCTGGTCCCGGTCCTGCTCGCCAAGCTGTGGTCGGTGATCCCGAAGCTCTTCGAGTGGCCGCCCGTGCGCTCCGCCGCGCACGCCCTGGACCGGCTCTCGCTGCTCCTGCTCGTCGGCGGCGCCGGCTTCACGTTCGTCACCGGGATCCTCAACATCCAGCTGGACTACGTCTTCCCCGGCTCCTTCTACACCCTGCACTTCTACGGCGCCTGGGTGTTCATGGCCGCCTTCGCCGTCCACGTCGCCTTCCGCCTCCCGCGCGCCGTCCGTGCGGTGCGGGCCGGCCGCGGCTTCCAGCCGGCGCCCGACTCGGCGGAAGCGGCCGGGCTCGTCTCGCCCCGCCCGGCGCCCCCGACGATCTCCCGGCGGGGCGCGGTCGCGATGGTCGGCGCCGGGTCGCTCGCGCTGCTGGCCGTCACGGCCGGTCAGAGCATCGGCGGCTGGTGGCGCAGGACGGCCCTGCTGGCCCCGCACGGCCGGGAACCCGGTTCGGGCCCCAACGGCTTCCAGATCAACAAGACCGCGGCCTCCAGCGGCATCCGGCCCAGCGACATCGGCCCCGCCTGGCGGCTGACGGTGCGCGGCGGCGGCCGGCAGGAGGTGCTGACCCGCGCGATGCTGCTCGCGATGCCGCAACGGGAGGCGGCGCTGCCGATCGCCTGCGTGGAGGGCTGGTCCACGCCCGACCAGCAGTGGGCGGGCGTCCGGCTCACCGACCTCGCCGCGCTCGTCGGGCTCGGCACCGACACCCCGCCGGTGCTCGTCGAGTCCGTCCAGCGCGGCGGATCGTTCTCCTCGGTGGTCCTGGCCGCCAACCAGGCGCGCGACGACCGCTCGCTCCTCGCGATGCGGGTGAACGGGGCGGACCTGTCACCGGACCACGGCTACCCGGCCCGCGTCATCGTCCCCGCGGCCCCCGGGGTCCACAACACGAAGTGGGTCACCCGCCTCACCTTCGGAGAGCCCGCATGA
- a CDS encoding response regulator — MNVSPRTYDVLLVEDDAADVLLIEEALHEHGLPRTITQVDDGLAALAHLQDPAAPRPDLIVLDLNMPRMNGRELLAVLKADEDLALIPVVVLTTSNAPDDIHGAYQQRANAYVTKPVNLDEFVEAVRSIDDFFLSTAAHPPRH, encoded by the coding sequence ATGAACGTCTCCCCCCGCACGTACGACGTGCTCTTGGTCGAAGACGACGCAGCCGACGTCCTGCTCATCGAGGAAGCCCTCCACGAGCACGGCCTGCCCCGCACCATCACCCAGGTCGACGACGGCCTCGCCGCGCTCGCCCACCTCCAGGACCCGGCGGCCCCCCGCCCCGACCTGATCGTCCTCGACCTCAACATGCCGCGCATGAACGGGCGCGAGCTGCTGGCCGTGCTCAAGGCGGACGAGGACCTCGCGCTCATCCCCGTGGTGGTGCTCACCACATCCAACGCGCCCGACGACATCCACGGCGCCTACCAGCAGCGGGCCAACGCCTACGTCACCAAGCCCGTCAACCTCGACGAGTTCGTCGAGGCGGTGCGCAGCATCGACGACTTCTTCCTGAGCACGGCCGCCCACCCGCCCCGCCACTGA
- a CDS encoding sensor histidine kinase has translation MTAEQVGPASFGTSPTRWSTRGWLGAGTAGFLTLLAVLIALGGWALGHSQAVNTELIDRRSPALIASIRLEGAFLNQETGIRGYGLTGNPVFLEPYTEGTAQERTALDQLRPLLDGDQRAADQLDEVLDRANAWREQYVRPVLDAPPGTTVALAEERAGTGKAAFDGLRASMRAGQEHLSVARADGRADLDVARTVRTWTFAAIITTVLAMTALVFVGLRRGVTRPLGSLSGQVRAVAGGDFGRPITAHGPADLRRLALDVESMRERLARELASSDRARSDLHEQAQELRRSNEELEQFAYVASHDLQEPLRKVASFCQLLQRRYAPELDARANQYIDFAVDGATRMQTLIEDLLSFSRVGRLHNQWQDIALEAVWRQVTAGHSVAIEETSAEISTGPLPTVAGDGTQLTMLFQNLLSNALKFRAPGRTPAIGLTAERDGDRWRFTFTDNGIGIEASFAERVFVIFQRLHTRDAYPGNGIGLAMCKKIVDFHGGAIALDPSHTGGARFTFTLPAAAAADGADSGPAVAGPGGAREPGAAAAGS, from the coding sequence GTGACAGCAGAACAGGTCGGGCCGGCGTCGTTCGGGACGTCTCCGACGCGCTGGAGCACGCGCGGCTGGCTCGGCGCCGGCACGGCGGGCTTCCTCACCCTCCTCGCCGTGCTCATAGCACTGGGCGGCTGGGCGCTCGGTCACTCCCAGGCGGTCAACACCGAGTTGATCGACCGGCGCTCCCCCGCCCTGATCGCCTCCATCCGGCTGGAGGGCGCGTTCCTGAACCAGGAGACCGGCATCCGCGGGTACGGCCTGACCGGCAATCCGGTGTTCCTGGAGCCCTACACCGAGGGGACCGCCCAGGAGCGCACCGCGCTCGACCAGTTGCGCCCCCTCCTCGACGGCGACCAGCGGGCCGCCGACCAGCTCGACGAGGTCCTGGACCGCGCGAACGCCTGGCGCGAGCAGTACGTCAGGCCCGTGCTCGACGCCCCGCCCGGGACGACGGTCGCCCTCGCCGAGGAGCGGGCCGGGACCGGGAAGGCGGCGTTCGACGGGCTGCGCGCGTCGATGCGGGCCGGTCAGGAGCACCTGTCCGTCGCCCGCGCCGACGGCCGAGCCGACCTCGACGTGGCCCGCACCGTGCGGACCTGGACCTTCGCCGCGATCATCACCACCGTCCTCGCGATGACCGCCCTCGTCTTCGTGGGCCTGCGCCGGGGCGTCACCCGCCCCCTGGGCAGCCTCTCGGGCCAGGTCCGCGCCGTCGCCGGCGGCGACTTCGGCCGTCCCATCACCGCGCACGGCCCCGCCGACCTGCGCCGTCTCGCCCTCGACGTCGAATCCATGCGGGAGCGGCTCGCCCGCGAGCTGGCCTCCTCCGACCGGGCCCGGAGCGACCTCCACGAACAGGCGCAGGAGTTGCGGCGCTCCAACGAGGAGCTGGAGCAGTTCGCGTACGTCGCCTCGCACGACCTGCAGGAGCCGCTGCGCAAGGTGGCGAGCTTCTGCCAGCTCCTGCAGCGGCGCTACGCACCCGAGCTGGACGCCCGCGCCAACCAGTACATCGACTTCGCCGTCGACGGCGCGACCCGCATGCAGACCCTGATCGAGGACCTGCTCTCCTTCTCCCGGGTCGGACGCCTGCACAACCAGTGGCAGGACATCGCCCTGGAGGCGGTCTGGCGCCAGGTGACGGCCGGGCACAGCGTGGCGATCGAGGAGACCTCGGCCGAGATCTCCACCGGCCCGCTGCCCACCGTCGCCGGGGACGGCACGCAGCTCACCATGCTGTTCCAGAACCTGCTCTCCAACGCGCTCAAGTTCCGCGCTCCGGGCCGAACCCCAGCCATCGGCCTGACGGCCGAACGCGACGGCGACCGCTGGAGGTTCACGTTCACCGACAACGGGATCGGCATCGAGGCGTCGTTCGCCGAGCGCGTCTTCGTCATCTTCCAGCGCCTGCACACGCGCGACGCCTATCCGGGCAACGGCATCGGACTGGCCATGTGCAAGAAGATCGTCGACTTCCACGGCGGCGCCATCGCCCTCGACCCGTCCCACACCGGCGGGGCCCGCTTCACCTTCACCCTCCCGGCCGCGGCGGCCGCCGACGGCGCGGACTCCGGCCCGGCCGTTGCGGGCCCGGGCGGGGCCCGGGAGCCGGGCGCCGCGGCGGCCGGCTCGTAG
- a CDS encoding DUF4394 domain-containing protein yields the protein MRTRKTTVAVSIAVAAALSAPVLAAADGGFGAGPAMDGDRTARTALTAIGLTSNQRLVEFTVDRPGRTVPIGRVSGLSGDTRLVGIDFRVQNEKLYGVGDKGGVYTLGTTDAKAVKVSQLTVALSGARFGVDFNPAANRLRVISDTGQNLRHNLDDAAAPLGTTADGALTNPTAPPSTAKGVSAAAYTDNDLNPATATSLFDIDTGADRVSLQSPANAGTLAPTGNLGVDAGPDAGFDIYFSPKQGTNQGFAVLRTGGAFRLYGINLLTGAARDLGAFPKDRQVTDLALPLNQN from the coding sequence ATGCGCACACGCAAGACGACCGTCGCCGTGTCCATCGCCGTGGCCGCGGCCCTGTCCGCGCCCGTCCTGGCCGCCGCGGACGGCGGTTTCGGCGCCGGCCCCGCCATGGACGGCGACCGCACGGCGCGCACCGCGCTGACCGCGATCGGCCTCACCTCGAACCAGCGCCTCGTGGAGTTCACGGTGGACCGGCCGGGCCGGACCGTGCCCATCGGCAGGGTCTCGGGGCTCAGCGGGGACACCAGGCTCGTCGGCATCGACTTCCGGGTGCAGAACGAGAAGCTGTACGGCGTCGGCGACAAGGGCGGTGTCTACACCCTCGGCACCACCGACGCCAAGGCCGTGAAGGTCTCCCAGCTCACCGTCGCCCTGTCCGGCGCGCGGTTCGGCGTGGACTTCAACCCGGCCGCGAACCGGCTGCGCGTCATCAGCGACACCGGCCAGAACCTGCGCCACAACCTCGACGACGCCGCGGCCCCCCTCGGCACCACCGCCGACGGCGCCCTGACCAACCCCACCGCTCCCCCGTCGACCGCCAAGGGCGTGAGCGCGGCCGCGTACACCGACAACGACCTGAACCCGGCGACCGCGACCTCGCTGTTCGACATCGACACCGGCGCCGACCGGGTGTCGCTGCAGTCCCCGGCCAACGCCGGGACGCTCGCCCCCACCGGCAACCTCGGCGTGGACGCGGGCCCGGACGCCGGCTTCGACATCTACTTCTCGCCGAAGCAGGGCACGAACCAGGGCTTCGCCGTGCTCCGCACCGGCGGCGCCTTCCGGCTCTACGGGATCAACCTGCTCACCGGAGCCGCCCGCGACCTCGGCGCCTTCCCGAAGGACCGGCAGGTCACCGACCTCGCGCTGCCGCTGAACCAGAACTGA
- a CDS encoding MMPL family transporter — protein sequence MLRPLRPLRTPALLGPLLVVAGWLLTACLAAPAVSGLGGLAGTQPSALLPRGAESTEVARAVEAVSPPDGPLPLVVVWTAAGPGPGSADGDRIAAGATAALASLRGRDRLVGDRTPVLPARGAPAAAAVLQVRPGPGPALARTLDDVRAAAARVPGTRVELAGPAAVRADLDGVFEGVDGRLLLVALVAVLLILVLVYRSPVLPLLVITTSVLALAVACACLYALARWRALPVDGQVQGILFVLVIGATTDYGLLLTARYREELDRGAAVREAMRVARRRSVGPVAASAATVALGLLTLLLSDLPAHRALGPAGAVAMAAALLSSLTFLPAALVLLGPAAFWPRRVGVGIGDGVGVGVGVEGSRSWQRIAALIARRPRRTWALALAALVAGAAFSPLLSAGGVPLDRALPPTAPSVAGQAALARHFPAGLGNPALVLADPARLDAVRTAAARTPGVAAADVLAGPDGRIAVTLTDVADGAAAQRTVAGLRAAVRAVPGAHARVGGQAAQAHDAQATSARDRLVIMPAVLLAVLLVLALLLRCLLLPVLLVLGVAVTFLAALGVCAVLLRWVTGSADTEPVIVLYAFVFLVALGVDYNIFLMHRVREEALLHGTPAGVRRGLVSTGGVISSAGVVLAATFAALTVMPLVYLVHIGAVVAVGVLLDTLLVRLFLVPALVTDLGPRAWWPRPLAADTGAATAARGLVGPRVPHAPAKAP from the coding sequence GTGCTTCGTCCGCTCCGACCGCTCCGCACCCCGGCCCTGCTCGGCCCGCTGCTCGTGGTGGCCGGCTGGCTGCTCACCGCCTGCCTCGCGGCTCCGGCCGTCTCGGGGCTCGGCGGCCTCGCGGGCACCCAGCCGTCCGCCCTGCTGCCCCGGGGCGCCGAGTCCACCGAGGTCGCCCGCGCGGTGGAGGCGGTGTCCCCGCCGGACGGCCCCCTGCCGCTCGTGGTGGTGTGGACCGCGGCCGGGCCCGGTCCAGGCAGCGCGGACGGGGACCGCATCGCGGCCGGGGCCACCGCGGCGCTGGCCTCCCTGCGGGGCCGCGACCGCCTCGTCGGTGACCGGACCCCGGTCCTGCCCGCGCGCGGCGCACCCGCCGCGGCGGCCGTGCTCCAGGTCAGGCCCGGCCCGGGCCCCGCGCTCGCGCGCACCCTGGACGACGTGCGCGCGGCGGCCGCCCGGGTGCCGGGGACGCGGGTCGAACTCGCCGGACCCGCCGCCGTGCGGGCCGATCTGGACGGGGTGTTCGAGGGGGTCGACGGCCGGCTGCTCCTGGTGGCCCTGGTGGCGGTGCTGCTGATCCTGGTGCTCGTCTACCGCAGCCCGGTGCTGCCGCTGCTGGTGATCACCACGTCCGTCCTCGCGCTCGCCGTGGCCTGCGCCTGCCTCTACGCGCTCGCCCGGTGGCGGGCGCTGCCCGTCGACGGCCAGGTCCAGGGCATCCTCTTCGTGCTGGTCATCGGAGCCACCACGGACTACGGACTGCTGCTGACGGCCCGCTACCGGGAGGAGCTCGACCGCGGCGCGGCCGTCCGCGAGGCGATGCGCGTGGCCCGGCGCCGATCGGTGGGGCCCGTCGCGGCCAGCGCGGCCACGGTCGCCCTCGGACTGCTGACGCTGCTGCTCAGCGACCTGCCGGCGCACCGCGCCCTCGGCCCGGCCGGGGCCGTCGCCATGGCCGCCGCGCTGCTGAGCTCGCTGACCTTCCTGCCCGCGGCCCTCGTGCTGCTCGGCCCCGCGGCGTTCTGGCCCCGCCGCGTCGGCGTCGGCATCGGCGACGGGGTCGGCGTCGGCGTCGGCGTCGAGGGATCGCGGTCGTGGCAGCGGATCGCGGCCCTGATCGCCCGGCGCCCGCGCCGCACCTGGGCGCTCGCGCTGGCCGCGCTCGTCGCGGGCGCCGCGTTCTCCCCGCTGCTGAGTGCGGGCGGCGTCCCCCTCGACCGGGCGCTCCCGCCGACCGCTCCGTCCGTGGCCGGGCAGGCCGCGCTGGCCCGGCACTTCCCCGCCGGCCTGGGCAACCCCGCCCTCGTCCTCGCCGACCCGGCCCGCCTCGACGCGGTCCGTACGGCCGCCGCCCGTACGCCCGGGGTGGCGGCGGCCGACGTGCTCGCCGGGCCGGACGGCCGGATCGCGGTGACCCTGACGGACGTGGCGGACGGCGCCGCCGCGCAGCGGACCGTCGCCGGACTGCGCGCGGCGGTGCGCGCGGTGCCCGGGGCGCACGCGCGGGTCGGGGGCCAGGCCGCACAGGCCCACGACGCGCAGGCCACCTCGGCGCGCGACCGGCTCGTGATCATGCCGGCGGTGCTCCTCGCCGTGCTGCTGGTCCTCGCCCTGCTGCTGCGCTGCCTGCTCCTGCCCGTGCTGCTGGTGCTCGGTGTGGCGGTCACGTTCCTGGCGGCCCTGGGCGTCTGCGCCGTCCTCCTGCGCTGGGTCACCGGCTCCGCGGACACCGAGCCGGTGATCGTGCTCTACGCGTTCGTCTTCCTCGTCGCCCTCGGCGTGGACTACAACATCTTCCTCATGCACCGGGTCCGCGAGGAGGCCCTGCTGCACGGCACCCCGGCCGGTGTCCGGCGGGGGCTGGTGTCCACCGGCGGCGTCATCAGCTCGGCGGGCGTGGTGCTCGCGGCGACCTTCGCCGCGCTGACGGTCATGCCGCTGGTGTACCTCGTCCACATCGGGGCGGTCGTCGCCGTCGGGGTGCTGCTGGACACCCTCCTCGTCCGGCTGTTCCTCGTCCCCGCGCTCGTCACCGACCTCGGCCCCCGCGCCTGGTGGCCCCGCCCGCTGGCCGCGGACACGGGTGCGGCCACCGCCGCGCGGGGCCTGGTGGGCCCGCGGGTCCCGCACGCACCCGCCAAGGCCCCGTAG
- a CDS encoding molybdopterin-dependent oxidoreductase — protein MQAVRINRRTVTRGALAAASGLLAGYAALAVGELAASLIRPQAGPVTVVGGAAIDLTPAWLKDYAIRTFGENDKLVLQLGILATIGLLAAALGLFALRHRRAGAAGVLVFGVVGAVAALGRPDAAGAPDVLPSMLGAVAGAFVLYLLAGRLTARRVPGEPGPDRPSHEGPTGWDRRGFLVTAGVTALAATGAGALGRTLTGRSGQGAVASRAAVTLPAPASAAAAIPARAALRVPGISPFTTPNKDFYRVDTALVVPKVDADTWRLRIHGKGVSRPRTYTFQDLLQRPLIERDITMTCVSNEVGGPYVGTARWLGVRLADLLRECGVEPPSRGGPADQLVARSVDGMTLGSPVEDLLDGRDAMLAVGMNGEPLPFDHGFPVRMLVPGLYGYVSACKWIEDIELTTFADYDPYWVKRTWAQKAPIKTQARIDTPKPFAQAAAGTVMVAGVAWAQHRGIERVEVRIDDGPWQEAQLAEQATTDTWRQWSYPWKTTPGGHNLTVRATDATGQVQTEQRARTIPDGASGWHSVFVTAT, from the coding sequence ATGCAGGCCGTGAGAATCAACCGAAGGACCGTCACGCGCGGCGCGCTCGCCGCGGCGAGCGGCCTGCTCGCCGGATACGCGGCCCTGGCCGTCGGCGAGCTGGCGGCATCCCTGATCAGGCCGCAGGCCGGGCCGGTGACCGTGGTCGGCGGCGCGGCCATCGACCTCACTCCGGCGTGGTTGAAGGACTACGCGATCCGCACGTTCGGCGAGAACGACAAGCTGGTGCTCCAGCTCGGCATCCTCGCCACGATCGGCCTGCTGGCCGCGGCGCTCGGCCTGTTCGCCCTGCGCCACCGCCGGGCCGGCGCCGCCGGTGTGCTGGTCTTCGGCGTGGTGGGCGCGGTCGCCGCGCTGGGCAGGCCGGACGCCGCCGGCGCGCCGGACGTCCTGCCGTCGATGCTGGGCGCCGTCGCGGGGGCCTTCGTCCTGTACCTCCTGGCCGGCCGGCTGACCGCTCGGCGGGTCCCCGGCGAGCCGGGCCCGGACCGGCCGTCCCACGAGGGGCCCACCGGCTGGGACCGGCGCGGATTCCTGGTCACCGCCGGGGTCACCGCCCTGGCCGCCACCGGCGCCGGAGCCCTCGGCCGGACCCTGACCGGCCGCAGCGGCCAGGGCGCGGTCGCCTCCCGCGCGGCCGTCACGCTCCCGGCCCCGGCGTCGGCCGCGGCCGCGATCCCCGCCCGCGCCGCCCTGCGCGTCCCCGGGATCAGCCCGTTCACCACCCCGAACAAGGACTTCTACCGCGTGGACACCGCCCTGGTGGTCCCCAAGGTCGACGCCGACACCTGGCGGCTGCGCATCCACGGCAAGGGCGTCTCCCGGCCCCGGACCTACACCTTCCAGGACCTGCTCCAACGGCCCCTGATCGAGCGGGACATCACGATGACCTGCGTGTCCAACGAGGTCGGCGGCCCGTACGTGGGCACCGCCCGCTGGCTCGGGGTGCGCCTGGCCGACCTGCTGCGCGAATGCGGGGTCGAGCCGCCGTCCCGCGGCGGCCCCGCCGACCAGCTGGTCGCGCGGTCCGTGGACGGCATGACCCTCGGCAGCCCCGTCGAAGACCTGCTGGACGGCCGCGACGCCATGCTCGCGGTCGGCATGAACGGCGAACCCCTCCCCTTCGACCACGGCTTCCCGGTGCGCATGCTCGTCCCCGGCCTGTACGGCTACGTCTCCGCCTGCAAGTGGATCGAGGACATCGAGCTCACCACCTTCGCCGACTACGACCCGTACTGGGTCAAGCGCACGTGGGCGCAGAAGGCGCCGATCAAGACCCAGGCCCGCATCGACACCCCCAAGCCCTTCGCCCAGGCCGCCGCGGGCACCGTCATGGTCGCCGGCGTCGCGTGGGCCCAGCACCGCGGCATCGAGCGGGTCGAGGTACGCATCGACGACGGGCCCTGGCAGGAGGCCCAGCTCGCGGAGCAGGCCACCACGGACACCTGGCGCCAGTGGTCCTACCCCTGGAAGACCACCCCCGGCGGCCACAACCTCACCGTCCGCGCCACCGACGCCACCGGCCAGGTGCAGACGGAGCAGCGCGCCCGCACCATCCCCGACGGGGCCAGCGGCTGGCACAGCGTCTTCGTCACCGCCACGTAG
- a CDS encoding fasciclin domain-containing protein, with the protein MTTHRIRRSAAFAAVAFALPVALGVAAPAFADSHTADPYGPACASVPKDGSGSLAGMAKDPVATAASHNPALSTLVTAVKKAGLVDTLNNAKGITVFAPTNQAFAKIPKADLAKLLGDKAELTKVLTYHVVGEKITPKQLAKGSFKTLEGATLSTAGSGGSYTVNGKAKIVCGDVQTANATVNVIDTVLSPPM; encoded by the coding sequence ATGACCACGCACCGCATCCGCCGCTCCGCCGCGTTCGCGGCCGTCGCGTTCGCACTTCCCGTCGCCCTGGGCGTGGCAGCCCCGGCGTTCGCCGACAGCCACACCGCGGACCCCTACGGCCCGGCCTGCGCGTCGGTCCCCAAGGACGGTTCCGGCAGCCTCGCCGGCATGGCCAAGGACCCGGTGGCGACGGCCGCCTCCCACAACCCGGCCCTGTCCACGCTGGTCACGGCCGTCAAGAAGGCCGGCCTGGTCGACACCCTGAACAACGCCAAGGGCATCACCGTGTTCGCCCCGACCAACCAGGCGTTCGCGAAGATCCCGAAGGCCGACCTGGCCAAGCTCCTGGGCGACAAGGCCGAACTGACCAAGGTCCTCACCTACCACGTGGTCGGCGAGAAGATCACACCGAAGCAGCTCGCCAAGGGGTCCTTCAAGACCCTGGAAGGCGCCACCCTGAGCACGGCGGGATCGGGCGGTTCCTACACCGTCAACGGCAAGGCGAAGATCGTCTGCGGTGACGTCCAGACCGCCAACGCGACGGTCAACGTCATCGACACGGTGCTCAGCCCGCCCATGTGA
- a CDS encoding PP2C family protein-serine/threonine phosphatase: MNSSERVAFPGGVRADGLPAALSDPVRLAAVRATGLLDTGREEAFDDLAQMAAATTRSGRAFITLVDGRRSFWKASVGLEGDAAGERQNPVEESFCAFLVGLAGEPLVVEDAAADPRTRAHPSVAPMRIGAWAGYPIMSPDGEVLGSMCVIDDGPRRWTPAELSSLSTMARAVGNEINLRAALQRAESALTASRDLARSLQDSLLPPSLRPVPGLDAAASYLPASGDAGVVGDFYDLFQARGPWWTAVMGDVCGKGTEAAKVTALARYTLRADAGEHLSPAVVLDRLNTAMRAQRAPRFLTAVHATFRRTASGMAGRLCLAGHPPALIRRAGGRVQQLGRAGMLLGVFDAVRLADVRFRLGPGDLLLLYTDGACEARPDPTAPGAPRDMFGEADLIRTLAGTDGLDSAATIARITDTLAAHHGGWASDDTALLALRVPPGP, from the coding sequence GTGAACAGCAGTGAGCGCGTCGCGTTCCCCGGCGGTGTGCGGGCGGACGGACTTCCGGCGGCCCTGTCCGACCCCGTGCGGCTGGCGGCGGTCAGGGCGACCGGGCTCCTCGACACCGGGCGCGAGGAGGCCTTCGACGACCTGGCGCAGATGGCAGCGGCCACGACCCGCAGCGGACGCGCGTTCATCACCCTCGTCGACGGCCGCCGGTCCTTCTGGAAGGCGAGCGTCGGGCTGGAGGGCGACGCGGCCGGCGAGCGGCAGAACCCCGTCGAGGAGAGCTTCTGCGCCTTCCTGGTCGGCCTGGCGGGGGAGCCCCTCGTCGTCGAGGACGCCGCCGCCGACCCGCGGACCCGCGCGCACCCGTCGGTGGCGCCGATGAGGATCGGTGCGTGGGCGGGCTACCCGATCATGTCCCCGGACGGCGAGGTCCTGGGCAGCATGTGCGTCATCGACGACGGCCCGCGCCGCTGGACCCCCGCCGAGCTCTCCTCCCTGTCCACGATGGCCCGTGCGGTGGGCAACGAGATCAACCTCAGGGCCGCACTGCAACGGGCCGAGAGCGCCCTGACCGCCTCCCGCGACCTGGCGCGCAGCCTCCAGGACAGCCTGCTGCCGCCCTCCCTTCGGCCGGTGCCCGGCCTCGACGCCGCGGCCAGCTACCTCCCCGCCAGCGGCGACGCCGGAGTGGTGGGCGACTTCTACGACCTCTTCCAGGCCCGCGGCCCGTGGTGGACCGCCGTGATGGGCGACGTCTGCGGCAAGGGGACCGAGGCCGCCAAGGTCACCGCACTGGCCCGCTACACCCTGCGCGCCGACGCCGGCGAGCACCTGTCGCCCGCCGTGGTCCTGGACCGGCTGAACACGGCGATGCGCGCCCAGCGCGCCCCGCGGTTCCTCACCGCGGTCCACGCCACCTTCCGCCGGACCGCGAGCGGGATGGCGGGCCGGCTCTGCCTGGCCGGGCACCCGCCCGCCCTGATCCGCCGGGCGGGCGGCCGGGTCCAGCAGCTCGGCCGGGCCGGCATGCTGCTCGGGGTCTTCGACGCGGTCCGCCTGGCCGACGTCCGCTTCCGGCTCGGCCCCGGCGACCTCCTGCTCCTCTACACCGACGGGGCCTGCGAAGCCCGCCCCGATCCCACCGCTCCGGGAGCGCCGCGCGATATGTTCGGCGAGGCCGACCTGATCCGCACCCTGGCCGGCACCGACGGCCTGGACAGCGCCGCCACCATCGCCCGGATCACCGACACCCTGGCCGCCCACCACGGCGGCTGGGCCAGCGACGACACCGCGCTGCTGGCCCTGCGGGTACCGCCCGGCCCCTGA
- a CDS encoding ATP-binding protein produces the protein MNPSPTADDTRGSALGEDRGHPTTDPSTTRAGAAPPASPSAPAPGAGTGPPVTAAAARAAVCELLDAAGVGLDTVTAADALLITSELVTNALRHGDGLTHFRPEIRDGALHLAVGDNNPHGPVLRDQDTVGHVGGYGWALVRRLAAHVDVSGHGSGKTITTVLPLV, from the coding sequence ATGAACCCGTCTCCCACAGCCGATGACACCCGCGGCTCCGCCCTCGGAGAGGACCGCGGCCACCCGACGACGGACCCGTCGACCACCCGCGCCGGCGCCGCGCCCCCCGCGTCGCCCTCGGCGCCCGCGCCGGGAGCCGGCACCGGCCCGCCGGTCACGGCCGCCGCGGCCCGCGCCGCCGTCTGCGAGCTGCTGGACGCCGCCGGCGTCGGCCTCGACACCGTCACCGCCGCCGACGCGCTCCTGATCACCTCGGAGCTCGTCACCAACGCCCTGCGGCACGGCGACGGCCTGACCCACTTCCGCCCCGAGATCAGGGACGGCGCGCTGCACCTGGCCGTCGGCGACAACAACCCCCACGGGCCCGTCCTGCGCGACCAGGACACGGTGGGCCACGTGGGCGGCTACGGCTGGGCCCTGGTCCGGCGGCTCGCCGCGCACGTCGACGTCAGCGGCCACGGCAGCGGAAAGACGATCACCACCGTGCTTCCGCTGGTCTGA